A single region of the Triticum dicoccoides isolate Atlit2015 ecotype Zavitan chromosome 2B, WEW_v2.0, whole genome shotgun sequence genome encodes:
- the LOC119363979 gene encoding tyrosine--tRNA ligase, cytoplasmic-like — MMAAARMAFASSCRVHLLLPSSPSTPILARPRVGFRGIAKSISFLAPLSAARSAALFCSCSSPSSDAVVAPAPTKAAVEEKKPAPAVGEEEKGEVPVGELAGLLDIRVGRVVKAWLHPEADTLYVEEVDVGEEQPRTICSGLVKYLPLDQLQDSNVIVLANLKPRNMRGIKSSGMLMCASDASHETVELLTPPEGSVPGERVWFGSEDEKSIQSEPATGNQVQKKKIWESVQPHLKTTDNCVAVLGEQPMRTSAGMVFCKSLQGASVS, encoded by the exons ATGATGGCCGCAGCGAGAATGGCCTTCGCATCAAGCTGTCgcgtccacctcctcctcccttcctCACCTTCAACCCCCATCCTCGCCAGGCCCCGAGTTGGCTTCAGGGGCATAGCCAAATCCATCTCGTTCTTGGCACCGTTATCGGCTGCTAGATCCGCCGCCCTCTTCTGCTCTTGCTCCTCGCCTTCCTCCGACGCCGTCGTCGCACCGGCACCTACGAAGGCGGCCGTAGAGGAGAAGAAGCCGGCGCCCGCAGTTGGGGAGGAGGAGAAAGGCGAGGTTCCGGTGGGCGAGCTCGCTGGCCTCCTGGACATCCGGGTGGGGCGGGTCGTCAAGGCGTGGCTGCACCCGGAGGCGGATACTCTGTACGTGGAGGAGGTCGACGTCGGCGAGGAGCAGCCGCGCACCATCTGCAGCGGCCtcgtcaagtacttacccctcgacCAACTCCAG GACAGCAATGTCATTGTTCTTGCTAACCTGAAACCAAGAAACATGCGCGGCATCAAGTCTAGTGGCATGCTTATGTGTGCCTCTGATGCTTCTCACGAGACTGTTGAGTTGCTTACCCCTCCAGAAGGTTCTGTTCCCGGTGAAAGGGTATGGTTTGGATCTGAAGATGAAAAGAGTATTCAATCAGAACCTGCAACGGGAAACCAG GTTCAAAAGAAAAAGATTTGGGAATCTGTTCAGCCTCACCTTAAGACAACGGATAACTGCGTAGCAGTTCTTGGTGAGCAACCAATGCGCACCTCAGCAGGCATGGTTTTCTGCAAATCATTGCAGGGTGCAAGCGTGTCATAA
- the LOC119363980 gene encoding oligoribonuclease-like — MSNLANMFAVLDLDGEDDRKEVEQPTSSKPEAAAAAAAAAAAAAAAAAAARKLDSGMTNNKMIVNYDGDKLGSSSSEYKMPLVWIDLEMTGLDIRKDRILEIACIITDGKLTKRIEGPDLVIRQSKECLDNMNDWCKTHHGASGLTEQVLQSDISECDAEKQVLDFVRRYIGSATPLIAGNSIYTDLLFLKEYMPQLAGIFPHVIVDVSSITALCIRWFPKERKQAPRKEKNHRALDDIRESIMELQYYKENIFKSRQSKH; from the exons ATGTCTAATCTTGCCAACATGTTTGCTGTCCTTGACCTGGATGGCGAGGACGATCGAAAGGAAGTGGAACAACCGACATCCAGCAAGccagaagccgccgccgccgccgccgccgccgccgccgccgccgccgccgccgccgccgccgccaggaaaCTCG ATAGTGGCATGACGAATAACAAAATGATTGTAAATTATGATGGGGATAAACTTGGTTCATCGTCAAGTGAATACAAGATGCCATTGGTGTGGATTGACTTGGAAATGACCG GTTTGGATATCAGAAAAGACCGCATACTGGAGATTGCTTGTATTATAACAGATGGTAAACTTACCAAACGGATAGAG GGTCCTGATTTGGTTATAAGACAGAGCAAGGAATGCTTAGACAACATGAATGATTGGTGTAAAACCCATCATGGTGCCAGTG GACTGACAGAACAAGTACTGCAGAGTGACATTTCTGAGTGTGATGCTGAGAAACAG GTGCTAGACTTTGTTAGGAGGTATATTGGTTCGGCGACTCCATTGATTGCTGGGAATTCTATCTATACAGATTTACTATTTTTGAAG GAGTACATGCCACAGCTTGCAGGCATATTCCCTCATGTGATAGTTGATGTGAGCAGCATAACGGCTCTGTGCATCCGCTGGTTCCCAAAGG AAAGGAAGCAAGCTCCAAGAAAGGAGAAaaaccacagggcactggacgacaTCAGAGAGAGCATCATGGAGCTGCAGTACTACAAGGAGAACATCTTCAAATCGCGGCAATCTAAGCATTAG